The nucleotide window CCCGTCCGGCTATGAGCACATATAGAGTGagtctttttgctcttttgtctgaTGATGACCAACTATTATGGTAATGTGACGcagattaaaaaggaaaaagaataaaaggacTGGCAGACATTTCTTGCTGCCAAAGCGGAGGAAGGACAAGAGAAGAAAAGTAGTTCATGTCTGATGAGGTCGATCTGACTGGCatgttcatttataatcatgggATATATTTAAGAGTGTGTGGATTATTTTCCTAATAAAAAGTCATCAGAAGGTTTAGTTTTTCCAATTATCATCACAAAGTCTCCTCATGGCATTCTGAGCGACAGTGATGGAATAAGAGTGTAAAATCCATACGGTCAGGAATGAAAGAAtctttgtgcaattaaaatgCAGCTATATTAACCATGTAGTTATTTAGTGTGATAGACTCTCCCTCCGTTTGTTAGAAGCTGTTTTAAAGCCAGAATGGACACATGGAAAGCCTGAAAGAGCAAAACGATTTGGCTGATCTATAAAAATAACTagttctctttattttttgtcaccTTATTGtaaaccttctttttttccatgttgGAATCTCATAGGAATGATGACTCTGGttttccagtgatctgattggtcattAGTTGGGCTTTTGACAGGTTTTGATATGATCCTCTGAAGTTgacctgctccggagcaggtcAGGTGTGCAGCATAAGTTACTATGGGGATGTACCCCGGTAAGAAGTGAACCACCTTCGTAACCCCTTATaacccagggttaaacctgaagttacctTTCTAGGAGTCAAATAGGCAGCACATGAAACAGATCCACACTAGGGTCATATTGTCTGCATGGGGATTGTTTTGGGAAGGAAGTCTTGTGAGAATCATTGAAAGTATCAATATCACTAAAACTGAAGATACAAAGTTTTCAGATATagatatgacattttatttacttaagaCCATCCATGCTATGGAGTAACAACATAttacaataatgacaaaataatggTACCAGACAGGAACGAAGTGCAACATAAAAGAAGTCCATTATTTTACGTAATGTTTttcacctaacaataaaaaatttgttttttgtccccCCACATACTGACCTACTTTATGACAAAggcttttatatatttttttgccttttagtgagatttttttcatggtgaactcttttcactttctctccttcgttttaaaaatatccacttttttgaataaatatgtaatattataaATTTTATAATTATAAATGCACAAGTCTTCACCAATGCCATTGGACACTCTTCACCTGCAAGCTGATTGGTGGAGGAGTTAGTTTTTGTGACCTTCTCCAGGCTGGTCTGCTGGTTTCAGGCTGAATCGAGGTTCCTGAGGCTCTGCTGAGCTCTATGAGCTCGTCTGATTCTCTCCTCGAAGAAACTCTGCTGGTGCTGATTCCTCTGATCCAATCTGACCAGCCACTGCTCCCTcagcctggagagagagagagaggcagaggaagagaggggacaACGGGGGCGAAGAAGAAATTAGCGGGCGTTGGGCTAAAAACTGTTACAACTGGTAtcagcacaggcagggaggacccaaaCGCAGACGCAGAGACAGGGCATACAGACGGATGAGATGAAGAATCTGGCAGGAGGGAACGCAGGTAGACAGAGGCACAGGAAAATACACTCTGGTACACAGGGAAAACACAAGGGACAATGATCTGGGAAAAAGAAGACAATCCAGTACTGACTGGGGACAAAGGGCTGGTATAGGTACTGGCTGGGCTACTGAAAAACTGGGAACAGGTCTGTGTTTGGGGTTGGAAGCTCAGGTGATTGCAGGGCGGAGGATAAGTGGGACCAGGAGTGTAGATGGATGGGGCAATCAGatgaatgaggacagggaggaaagtctgaggacatctggAGGGGTTACTAGAAAaaggcaggtctggggagatAAGGAAAGAAACATGGTCTGGGAGCAGTGAGAAGAGGCTGGAAACGGGGGACAAGGGGAACAGAGGGGCAgatcatgaaaaaaacagccatacttaattaaacacacacacacacacacacacacacacacacacacacacacacatgctgcgATGATGGGGGCATGTTCATAAGTAAGAATGTGAAGTATAATCCAAGAAGTCCCTTACAAAACACTGCACtggcatttatgttttttatagcTTTGTTTATTGGGTTTTCAACGGAACCagcaattacaaaaataatcacaCTTGTAGGTTATGTAGAAGAAGTACAAAGTAACACATCAGAgcaacaaaacaccaaaacagaaCAAGGGACAAGAAcataacaacaaaagaaaaaaaggaaaaagtaaagtaaattaaaaaaaaaaatatatatatatatatatatatgtatatatatacatatttatagtCAACTACTTCAAACAGTATAGTCCCCATTGGTATCCTGgatgctatatatatatatatcactggAAAGTATCATGTAATCATCCCCATCTATTGGATAAAAAGAAAGGCTACAAATAGATCTAATTATACATtactctggagctgcagagaggTGTAATTGTTTAATGTAAGAAAAGAACGGGTTCCAAATTACACATGATATATTTATGGATCCTTCAAGtatttgtctaattttttcATGCTTTATGGAATTAAACGCAGCTTTGATCCGGAAAACATGGGCAGGGGATGCCAAGGATTTCCATCTAAGCAAGATTAATCTCCTAGCAACAAAGTGACAAAGGCATTAACGTCCTCATTCATTTTGGTCAGTCAAAATGTTGGTGAGGAAACCCCAAACAGAGCAATGAATGGGTCTGGTTTTATCTGTGTGTTGCTTATTTCAGAGAGTCtattaaatatttctttacaGGAACCAACCATGGATGGGCAACACCAAAACATATGAACATGATTTGCAGAAGATTGCTTACATCTTACACAGTTAGGGCTTACATCCTTGTAAATCTTGGATAATCTTGCTTTGGTCCAAAGAGCCATGTGAATGAGTTCGCATTGGATAAGACCGTGGACCGTGGCACAAATAGAAGAGATGTGTACCTCTTTGAGCACCTCTACCCATAATTCATCAGATATTTCCCCTCCCAGTTCCTCCTCCCATGAAGATTTTACGTTGTTTAGTGAGGTCACTTATAAAGAGCTAATTCGTCTATAGAGTTTTGTCAGTTTACCTTTCAGAGTAGGAAGGGGCAAAAGAAAAGTGTCAAACTATGTGTCACCAGGAAGAGTGGGGAATCAAGAATCTATGCTGCAGATATAAATCTGGACCTGTAAGAACATAAAAAATTGATGCCTGGAAAGACCAAATTTAACTGATAGTTGCTCAAACATAGTAAATGTATTGATAATATAAATATCTCTAAACCTTTTAATACTAAGACTAGACAACACTGAGAAGGCACTGTCAATCATATCATCTATGGCATCATCTATATTGGTTAAAGATCTTTAGTGTTGTTTTGACGCATACATTTTTTGTATGACAGTGATAGGGACAAGTAATGGAGGAGTCTCATCCGACGGCCTACGTCTCTATCACATTTTGGAATGGAGGTATTTCTTTATTCCGCAACCAGTACTGAAAAATCCTGAAATTAGCAGTCCAGTAGTAAGACCTGAAGTCTATTAGTTCTACACCTCCATCTGATTTGGGCATCTGCAAGAGCTGTTTTTGGATCCAAGgagtttttttaatcacatctaAAAGGTAGAATTAGGCCatagacctttttaaaaaatgtattgagaAGAAAGATCTGTAGGCACTGAAAGACATATAGGAATTTAGGGATTGTACTAATTTTAATACAATTAATTCTTGCGACTAAAGAGAAGTGCAGCAAAGTGTTCCAAATCGTTCTTAGTACAGGTTAAAAGGGGGACAGTTGGCCTGAAAAAGGTTTTCAAATCTGTTTGTGATGTTCACACATAGATAAGTATAACATAATGAACAACTTTAAATGTTAAGTTATGTAGAGGGAAACCTTTTAAGTGGCATCAGTTAACTCTTACTAAGATTCAGTCTATACCCTGATAAGTGGCCGAGGGGTGTGAAAGTTGCAAAGGTAGctggaacaaaaacagaaagtgtgTACGGATGTGTACAATAATGAATCCTCTGCATTAAAAGAtagcttgtgtttgtgtccatttcAAAGTAATAAACCAGGAATGTAcacttgcatgtatttgacTTGTCAATACAGTGCCTTGCCAGATGACATCACATTGTGTTGCAGCAAAAGTCTAACCAAGACAAATGATTGCTCAAACGCTAATGTCAATGTGAACATAGCCTAAAGACCTGGTCacaacagcatttaaagaaaaaaataatttaatgtcaATGAATTCACCACAATCAGTGGAGtcataataatacaattataaaCAGTTTGAACATATTGCCCTATTAGTGTCTTATTGTTGCAAGCCCTGTGACCTATCTAGCTTGCTAAATAGCTGAGCAAGCATGCGAGCTCAGAGAGCTATTGTGACTGACTAGTGCTAAAACTATATGTTCTCAGCTGGCTAAGGGTGTAAGCTGTTAGCCTGCCAGCTACAGCAATAACAGTCACCAGTCACTACGTCACCAAGCTGACCAGGCTTTAAGAGGTTTTGTGGTCCTATAACAACATGGACTATTAAAGTCACTTCTTCTGAGAGACAGTCTTTATTCACACCACCAGAAATCACTTGTCAGGGACGTGTAACGATAAAGTAGGTCGTTTTAAGCATTTGAACAAAGTGTAATTTTACTGGTGAGGACATTCTGTAACAAAACTACATCAAGAGTTTAGCTGTGTTAGCCACTCTGTAAAGCTTTACTTTATTCACATtagtgctttgagctaattttagtgttagcatgctaacatgctcacagtgacaatgctaaaatgGTGATGTTAGTGAAGGtaacaggtataatgtttaccatgttcatcatcttagttcaGCATGGGAGCATGCTAACCTTTGCTAACTAGCACTAATCCCAAAGTACAGGTTAATGGGAATGTACtagttttgtaggtatttggtcaaacCCCAAAGTTGGggaaaaaattttaaagtttgacCTTATGATGGCACTATGTGGAAAGGGATCGCcaaaacatgaatgtctgtatcaaatttaatggcaaagcatccaatagttgttgagatgtttcagtttggaccaaagtggtggaccaaccacAAAAAAGAGAGTCACACCACTAGTCTGAATGCAGACTTGTCTCAAAAGTCTACTAATGAATTTTCACCTTGTACcgaaatgaatgaaaatcagtGGCTGCTTGGCTCtgtagaaaaaagacaaaatcaacTTCCTAAAACACAGAAGCATTTACATGTTGTTTACATGTAAATGCTTACAACCAAAGAAAACCAGGTTTAACCAATATATTTTTACCTCTTTTAACCCACAAATCAACAAATCCGTTCGCACTGGGACTCACATATCACCTTCTCTGCGGTCCCCAGCAGTCAAAGCCTCTTTGTTAGTAGAGAAAACTATATtgcagaaaatatatataaaactgagtTTAAAGAAGACTAAAgtcatttatattttgctttgtgCAGGCTGCATTCAGTGTGTTTGGAGGCAGAGATGAGCAGAGGTTTTGTCAGAGTATCAGAGTCCAGTATTTACCCTGACACCATAACTCCTGGGCTTAAATTAATCGCGCAGACATCCTGGGAAATTTGATCTGCAGACATTGTTATCAGGGATAATTGTGCTacggaaaaaagacaaacaatgtgtgtgtctgtgtttgaagcTGTGTTAGCTGTGACAAGATTAATATAGTTATGTCTTTGTTATCAAGCATTTGTCTTTCAGCACACTCTGTCATGTGTCTGTTAATCTGCAGCATTCTGCTCGTCTGTCCTCAGATATTCACACTGATCTCCAGGATTCAAACGTAGAGCCGAGCTGCCTCTAATCAACATTCTCAGGCTACTATGTGATGACAGACAGAATGAGCTGCAAACATAACTGGGACATTTTCTAAACTAATCAAGTTATGATGcaaagagagggatgaagactTAGCGGagtaataaagtttatttttaatgctcttttcctttctgaTCCAGCTGGACCTACAGTTTATCCATCTTAATAAACTCATGTTTGTCCAAACTTTGTTCACACTTACAGAACTTCATCTTAAATTTTAGGCGAcatcccaaagtttccaaagattacaaatatgtcaggctgaattggggaaatgtttataaaaacattttcacaagacatataaaatatttctttttgataGACTAGTGTAGCCATAAAAAAGCATCTTGGGCTTGAACATTTCCCTCATCTTACAGTTTCAATTAAGAGCTGGAACAGAATACATGTTTATGATACTGTTAGATAGATTGGAGATACATGATTCTTCTAATGTTACAGCTGCCAGTGCACTCTAGTTCTATAATCCCCTGAGCATGAAATAAACAACAGtcagcttttgtttcttctaaCCATGACCACCACCATGacatctttccttaaccttaaagctgaactgaaatttgaaattccTTCACTTTTTGCGTGCAGCTattgtgcatatttttcaaaagaggataAAATGGTTTTTGGACACACTATTTATGGAAACAGCAACTAAGCTTCAGGCATCTGAGTGGACATCTCCCATGGGAGAGGTTGTGTGACATCTATGGGCTGAGACACGCTGTCATGTTCCATGGTGCACTGCAGACTGGAGCATGTACACTACATACTTGTTTTTCAACAAGCCCACATAGTGTTGGTAATGTATTGTTAGtgatttaattgtaattttaagaCGTCTCTTCCTTTAAGTTTTTATTCCACTCGGTAAGTGGAAGCTAGCAACTTAGGTTAACTTCCATTCAGGATACGCTATACGTTACACAGAGATTTCACAACACAATCACAACACACAATCACGGAGTAATGTCACGGACTAACATAGAGTTTTGGATCCCCCATTGTATATATATCTTTACAGTGGCCTAAAAAACTTTGAGCACCtatggtcaaaatttctgttactgtgaaaagctaagtgagtaaaagatgttCTGATTTCctaaaggcatgaagttaaagatgaaacatttctttgatattataagcaagattactttttaatttccatctttaacagtttaaaaataacaaaaaggaaaagggtcAGTCATGGTCAGTTTTTTAGTAACATCCCCTTTGGCAaatatcacagcttgtaaatgcttttgtAGCAggtaagagtctttcagttcttgtttgggggattttcaccaattcttcctgcaaaaggcttctagttctgtgagattctcgggccgtcttgcatgcactgctcttttgaggtctatccacagattttcaatgatgtttacattgggggactgtgaggaccatggcaaaaccttcagcttgcgcctcttgaggtagtccattgtggatttgaggtgtgtttaggatcattatccttcctctttccattttcagcttttttacagacggtgtgatgtttgctcccagaatttgctgatatttaattgaatccattcttccctctaccagtgaaatgttccctgtgccactggctgcaacaaaagcccaaagcatgattgagCCACTCCCGTGTTTAACGGTTAGGGAGGTGTTAGTTTCATAAAAattctgcagcttttttttctccaaacatacctttgctcattctattttaacttcatcagtcagtccTTGTTTAGATTAagttctgatgctgaattttgtggtgaggatgcaggaaaggttttcttctgatgaaggttatatttgtgcaggtgtcactgcaccATAGAACAGtgaaccaccactccagagtctgctgaATCTTCCTcaaggtcttttgcagtcaatcgggggttttgatttgcctttctacaAATCTTCAggcagttctctctgaaatttttcttggtcttccagacctcaacttgacctctttaactgccatttctaggagcccatggctgctgattgttgggacaaggtttgagcAGTCAGAGTATCTATAAAGCTTTGAATCTTGCATCACTTGGTATTTCCTAATGATTGTGAACAAACCgcagccctaacaagctaatgaAGGTCTGAGACCTTAGTAAAAGTTCTGAGAGCTTAAATCTCTtgaggtgcccaaacttttgtatggtgctccttcccttttttcagtctaaacaaaaataataacaaaaataatacactaatcttgcttaaaatgttgaaaaggaagtttaatgtttaacttcatgccttttggagattAGTTCAttttctactcacttaactattcagagtaacagaaattttgaccaggggtgcccagaCATACTATTTCCTGAGACATTCTGagaaataatgttgtttttgcatctttACACCTTTCCTACAAACATCCCTTTGCTTTACTGTCTTATCTTTGACTGATGTTCAGTTTTAGTCTCTTGGAAGAAGAGTATTGACTTTtacccccaaaacaaaaaacccagtTGGCACTACCTTCACCTTAAGGCAGGGTAGCCTGAGAGGTAAAGTTGAGGGCAATCCttatgaagatttttttaaagtgaggGGAACACTGAATTCAGTTGACATTATCACAGGGGGATAGACTGGACCACTAACTGATGTAGTTACACTTGGGACTAAGAAAGGTTACATTCAACATCATACACTTAGCTTTTTTTGATATCCAATAACTATGCAATCTGCCTAAGACGCATAATGTAACTAAGTGTAAATGGGATCCCAGATGTctagaaaataataattcaaaataaaccCAGCTGGGATTGTAATGAACACGACAAAACAGGACTTCCAGCTGGTGATAGCTGCTGCTCTATGAGAACCTACAGATAAGGAACAACCACCTACCAGGACGACAGATAGGTATTTAAAATTTTCCTGCTGACCGTTCCAAAGCGCTGCTCCTCATGCGGTCCTCCTCCTCGTCCATCTGCTCGCTGTGCTGAACAATCCTCTGCTCCCAGAACGATTTCAGCTTCTGCTTGTCATGGATTCGAGCTGCGTTCATCACCTGACAACAGGAAACACACGGCAGGCACTCAGGGATGGAAACTCTCACTCCCTCTGCAGATGCACGAAGTTTTGCATCGTTTAAATATGTTACATCTGATTCATCATTCATGAAATAGAATAAATAAGCATTTCCATTTCAGCACTTAAACAACTGCCGTCCCCTGTCACATTATCCCTGAAAATCCTGTTTGGTTACTTACTGCTGTTTTCCagatttttagactttttttcttctttccttcttcttttttcttggtctttcttttttctttttctttcctctcaagCTCTTGCTTTACTTTTTATCAGCGATTCCTCATGATTCCTTCTCTCgtcatctcttctcttctcttcctttttacatctcttttctgtttcatttaacTTCTTGGgcacttctctctcttcttctccggtctcttttatctcctcttttaacccctcccctcttcctccccatTCTGTCCTATGGTCACCCTAGTCCTTCTCCTGTatcctgttttcctctctcctcgCCTTGTCTCCCCTcagttctttcttcttctcctcatttGTTCATCCCTGCTTCgtcatcttttttattattacttttattagtggaaacagcagacagacaacatACAACCATATGAAACATAAGACGACCAGACAATggagcaaaaaacagaaaacaacatagAACATAACATGAAATTGTGATTTCAAGTACCTCTATCTGTAGTCAACAGAGTTGTGTAATAATTGCATGCAGGAGATGAAGCCTTGTGTACTTAATGACTCTGTGCTTTACAAAGTCTGACAGAATAACCCTGATATTGTCATAGTGATGCCATCGGGGTTGGCTCAGGAAACGTCCGTGTTAAAAAATGGGGCTGTGAATTTGACAGGTACGGGTGTGTGCCAGGCAGGGGATGCCTAACTTAAGATGACACTGACTTCCATTATGAGAAATGTAGGATCCCATATTTTTAGGGGTTGACCTATACAAAGAACTAAAAGTCGGgatatctctgcctctgctgcacaGATTTCGAccattgttttttctctcacaattcccccaaattcatggaGTGACGTACTAAATTACTGGAGAGCCCCTTTTAATGTAGCTGGAAAGAACATTTACAATACTGTACCAGTGCAGCTTCTCCAGTAAGAAAGCAACGCATTTCTTCTGTATTTCTTCTCTTGTGTGTCTCTT belongs to Xiphias gladius isolate SHS-SW01 ecotype Sanya breed wild chromosome 20, ASM1685928v1, whole genome shotgun sequence and includes:
- the LOC120806654 gene encoding protein FAM240B-like, which encodes MNAARIHDKQKLKSFWEQRIVQHSEQMDEEEDRMRSSALERLREQWLVRLDQRNQHQQSFFEERIRRAHRAQQSLRNLDSA